From Chengkuizengella sediminis, one genomic window encodes:
- a CDS encoding SCP2 sterol-binding domain-containing protein produces the protein MSVKEEFQNLCEKVKANPEHIEGMECVYQFDVSGEDEGTYVIELSNGDITYKEGEVEDPSCTIQLSSKNLIKLMHGKLNATTAFMMGKLKVKGNISLAMKLEATLKKYQ, from the coding sequence ATGTCTGTTAAAGAAGAATTTCAAAATTTATGTGAAAAAGTGAAAGCTAATCCAGAACATATTGAAGGAATGGAGTGTGTCTATCAGTTCGATGTGAGCGGAGAAGATGAAGGCACTTATGTAATTGAACTGTCAAACGGGGACATTACTTATAAAGAAGGTGAAGTTGAAGACCCTTCGTGTACCATTCAACTATCTTCAAAAAACTTAATTAAATTGATGCATGGAAAATTAAACGCTACTACTGCTTTTATGATGGGAAAATTAAAAGTAAAAGGAAATATATCTTTAGCGATGAAATTAGAAGCAACACTAAAAAAATATCAATAA
- a CDS encoding CAP domain-containing protein, protein MKKYLTRICIIFLLMSQLTVPVFANSSAYPDTKGHWADKTITWAKQKEIISGYQDGKFHPNSQITEAEFLALLFRTLEADVPRTCSGQNWAEKYYIYAWSNDYPIEGIYNRQVRDEIIDRTKVAEILARADGQEKSGADAIQYILDQKFSEGKTSATVKGYAGKDTLTRAEAIQFIKNALDEGIKTDEKKVVHTPSQPPSNNEGTTEQETTQKGSFKISAYEQEVVDLVNVERAQYDLPPLKVDKKLSEVARIKSADMQSKEYFDHTSPTYGSPFDMMRSFGVSYRSAAENIAYGQRTPQEVVNAWMNSSGHRKNILSSSSTHIGVGYIEQGNYWTQMFIGK, encoded by the coding sequence TTGAAAAAATATCTTACTAGAATTTGCATAATATTTTTATTAATGAGTCAATTAACAGTTCCAGTTTTTGCTAACTCATCTGCTTATCCTGATACAAAAGGTCATTGGGCCGATAAAACGATTACTTGGGCTAAACAAAAAGAAATCATTAGTGGTTATCAAGATGGAAAATTCCATCCAAATTCACAAATTACTGAAGCAGAATTTTTAGCTCTATTGTTTAGAACTTTGGAGGCTGATGTACCTAGAACTTGTAGTGGACAAAATTGGGCAGAAAAATATTACATATATGCTTGGTCTAATGACTACCCAATAGAGGGAATATATAACAGACAAGTGAGAGATGAAATCATCGATCGCACAAAGGTTGCGGAAATATTAGCTCGTGCAGATGGACAAGAAAAAAGTGGTGCTGATGCTATCCAATATATTCTAGATCAAAAATTCAGCGAAGGCAAAACCTCTGCCACAGTAAAAGGATATGCAGGTAAAGATACCCTAACAAGAGCTGAAGCTATTCAATTTATCAAAAATGCGCTGGATGAAGGAATTAAAACTGATGAAAAAAAAGTAGTACATACTCCATCTCAGCCACCTAGTAATAATGAAGGTACTACTGAACAAGAAACTACCCAAAAAGGATCTTTTAAGATAAGTGCGTATGAACAAGAAGTAGTAGATTTAGTAAATGTAGAACGAGCACAGTACGACTTACCTCCATTGAAAGTAGATAAGAAGTTAAGTGAAGTTGCACGTATCAAGTCTGCCGACATGCAATCTAAGGAATACTTTGATCATACAAGCCCAACTTATGGTTCACCATTTGATATGATGAGAAGCTTTGGAGTATCTTACAGATCTGCTGCAGAAAACATTGCTTATGGTCAAAGAACACCACAGGAAGTAGTGAATGCTTGGATGAATAGTAGTGGTCATCGTAAAAATATTTTAAGTTCTAGTTCTACTCATATTGGTGTTGGTTATATAGAACAAGGAAATTATTGGACTCAAATGTTCATTGGCAAATAA
- a CDS encoding GNAT family N-acetyltransferase: MNFPQLETERLGLVKIEEKHIQSYYEIMSKDEVTKFYGMNSLKNIEEATKIVDLFENTFNKSRGIRWGILMKDLNRLIGTLGLNNLNTGSKKAEIGYELHPSFWGKGIAAEAITEVLEYSFQELDLFRIGAITFPDNVASNKLLEKLGFTNEGLLRGYLYHNKPHDAFIYSLLKSEWGKNNKSWRTS, translated from the coding sequence ATGAACTTTCCACAACTTGAAACAGAACGATTGGGTCTAGTAAAAATAGAAGAGAAACACATACAAAGTTACTATGAAATTATGTCCAAAGATGAGGTTACTAAATTTTATGGAATGAACAGTTTGAAAAACATTGAAGAAGCCACAAAAATAGTAGATTTATTTGAGAATACATTCAATAAAAGTCGTGGAATACGATGGGGAATTCTTATGAAAGATCTCAATAGATTAATAGGGACACTTGGACTAAATAACCTAAACACTGGGAGTAAAAAAGCTGAGATTGGGTACGAGTTGCATCCTTCATTTTGGGGCAAAGGGATTGCTGCTGAAGCCATTACAGAAGTTTTGGAGTACTCATTTCAAGAGTTGGATCTTTTTAGAATAGGTGCAATAACCTTTCCTGATAATGTAGCATCAAATAAATTATTGGAAAAGTTAGGGTTTACTAATGAAGGTCTATTAAGAGGATACCTCTACCACAATAAACCACACGATGCATTTATTTATTCACTTTTGAAATCAGAATGGGGAAAAAACAATAAATCGTGGAGAACATCATGA
- a CDS encoding MBL fold metallo-hydrolase, whose protein sequence is MMETEYFTLHNLSDGVYAAIAKPGKGAWSNAGVVDLGDGLLIFDSFATPSAAQELRIQAEKMTGKKAKYLINSHYHIDHVFGNQVYMDATIISTSLTRKWCKDQNVIHDVSKEQKDMEEYLQNLKNQIDTTTHLPLKNSLSNQYKEMSKVLEDLPYMEIVLPSLTFEKNLVIYGSNRKVELHCLGGGHSPSDTFMYLPAEEIAFMGDLVTEELHLPIYNPEEFISILNNIKQMEVKTVIPGHGGIGTLKLCDTIINYLSYMIGTTKEAHRNKVSLNKFISGFIIPDEYKNWSGTNWLNGNLSTIYNFYVK, encoded by the coding sequence ATGATGGAAACAGAATATTTCACTTTACATAACCTCTCTGATGGCGTGTATGCAGCAATCGCTAAACCTGGTAAAGGAGCATGGAGTAATGCAGGGGTTGTGGATTTAGGGGATGGGTTACTTATTTTTGACTCATTTGCTACTCCTTCGGCTGCCCAGGAGCTAAGAATACAGGCTGAAAAGATGACTGGTAAAAAAGCAAAGTATCTGATAAATAGTCATTACCACATAGACCATGTGTTTGGAAACCAAGTATATATGGATGCAACAATTATTTCTACTTCTTTAACACGTAAATGGTGCAAAGATCAAAATGTAATTCACGATGTCTCGAAAGAACAAAAAGATATGGAGGAATACCTTCAAAACCTTAAAAACCAGATTGATACAACAACTCATCTTCCTTTGAAGAATAGTTTATCAAATCAATATAAGGAAATGTCTAAAGTCTTAGAAGATTTACCTTATATGGAAATTGTATTACCTTCACTTACCTTTGAAAAAAATTTGGTTATATACGGTTCAAATCGGAAAGTGGAGTTACATTGTTTGGGGGGAGGACACTCACCTAGTGATACATTTATGTACTTACCTGCGGAAGAGATAGCTTTCATGGGGGATCTTGTTACTGAAGAACTACATCTACCTATTTATAATCCAGAAGAATTTATAAGTATTTTAAACAATATAAAACAAATGGAGGTTAAAACTGTTATACCAGGCCATGGAGGAATAGGAACACTAAAGTTATGTGATACAATAATTAATTATTTATCATATATGATAGGAACGACAAAGGAAGCACACAGAAACAAAGTGTCCTTAAATAAATTTATATCAGGATTCATCATACCTGATGAATATAAAAACTGGAGCGGTACTAATTGGCTAAATGGAAATCTTTCAACTATTTATAACTTCTATGTGAAATAG
- a CDS encoding class I SAM-dependent methyltransferase translates to MEDYYWDNKLEYLRNTRDLYYNDDYLEFLVNSVWKISKPVRIIDYGCGYGYLGIKLLPLLPKGSTYKGIDKGQQLINKAKSLFQNLPYDVEFIVADVTEIELESKYDIAVCHAFLLHMADPKKMLQKMINSVIDKGNIICFEPHWISNMSSYHLNNYDQSEIIQLGFLQKLFEKDTKRNGKDGNIGIKLPTYLSELGVKNIDCRISDKVNFLDYNTIQTDKQSLYDSLKEEGLGSSPAEKEEFIEALIERGTSFDEAQEQYEAELRFSKVFNIDSSLTYAPNMKITFGVVKNRE, encoded by the coding sequence TTGGAAGATTATTATTGGGATAACAAACTGGAATATTTAAGAAACACTAGAGATTTATATTATAACGATGACTATTTAGAGTTTCTAGTGAATTCAGTTTGGAAGATTTCTAAACCCGTACGTATTATTGATTATGGTTGTGGATACGGCTATTTGGGAATTAAACTATTACCTCTATTACCAAAAGGTTCAACATATAAAGGCATCGATAAAGGGCAACAATTGATTAATAAAGCTAAGAGTCTGTTTCAAAACCTTCCATATGATGTTGAATTTATTGTAGCTGATGTGACTGAGATTGAATTAGAAAGTAAGTATGATATAGCAGTTTGCCATGCTTTTCTATTACATATGGCTGACCCCAAAAAAATGTTGCAAAAAATGATCAATTCAGTTATTGATAAGGGCAATATTATATGTTTTGAACCACACTGGATTTCCAATATGTCTTCATATCATCTTAATAATTATGATCAATCAGAAATAATTCAGCTTGGGTTTCTTCAAAAACTGTTTGAAAAAGATACAAAACGAAATGGCAAAGATGGAAACATCGGGATTAAACTACCGACATACCTAAGTGAATTAGGTGTAAAAAACATCGATTGCCGAATTAGTGACAAAGTGAATTTTCTTGATTATAACACTATTCAAACAGATAAGCAGAGTTTATATGATTCACTCAAGGAAGAGGGTTTAGGTTCATCTCCTGCTGAAAAAGAAGAATTTATAGAAGCTTTAATAGAGCGCGGAACTTCATTTGATGAAGCACAGGAACAGTATGAAGCAGAACTACGATTTTCTAAAGTATTCAACATTGACTCATCTTTAACTTATGCTCCAAATATGAAAATTACTTTTGGAGTAGTAAAAAATAGGGAGTAA
- a CDS encoding YobA family protein, protein MKHWVLLLLLIITSVSVACSNDVNNSEEGTMSEEGYIISKDKDRILVVGGISQEDVQSYSVEDILNGKGSSAVWFYIPDDLQVGDLQVGQKVKVWFSVMAESYPGQATAQKVTVINE, encoded by the coding sequence ATGAAGCACTGGGTTCTTCTTTTATTGTTAATTATTACTAGTGTATCTGTTGCTTGTTCTAATGATGTTAACAACAGTGAAGAGGGTACTATGAGTGAAGAAGGTTATATTATTAGCAAAGACAAGGATAGAATTCTTGTTGTTGGAGGTATTTCTCAAGAAGATGTACAATCATATTCCGTTGAAGATATTTTAAATGGAAAGGGTAGTAGTGCTGTTTGGTTTTATATACCTGATGATTTGCAAGTAGGCGATTTACAAGTAGGTCAAAAAGTAAAAGTATGGTTTAGTGTAATGGCAGAGTCATATCCAGGGCAAGCTACAGCACAAAAAGTAACAGTGATAAATGAATGA